One Sulfurimonas hongkongensis DNA window includes the following coding sequences:
- a CDS encoding glucose-6-phosphate isomerase — translation MKYTHNFNPCISDRDIFKEIVKEKEYIGYYNLVHQDTTNFKEYAKGVKQSNVVVIGIGGSTLGTYAIYKYLKYSKSLKKQLYFLETTDPIDIKSKLEAIDLNDTLFVVISKSGTTIETVSIFKYINSLVKCDKDNTIVVTESDSKLNYYAQKNSIKRFEIPKNVGGRFSVFSAVGLVPLAIVGIDIDELLSGAKKIYNGFFDKEDAYKRLLKKARFFAEYKNSFNINVVFSYSSRLEGFNDWYIQLWGESLGKIDINSSRQGLTPIGIIGPIDQHSFLQLIVEGKRDKTVTVIKVEDFASDLEIPHVKLEGLEELDYIDGIKFSYLINQQADATIESINNLNDIPCDVITIDGVSEKSIASLMYEYELLTSLCAKFMYINAYDQPGVEAGKKILKERLSNA, via the coding sequence ATGAAATACACCCACAACTTCAACCCTTGTATCTCAGATAGAGATATATTTAAAGAGATAGTAAAAGAGAAAGAGTACATAGGTTACTATAACCTTGTACACCAAGATACTACTAATTTTAAAGAGTATGCAAAAGGTGTGAAACAGTCAAATGTTGTAGTCATTGGCATCGGTGGAAGTACGCTAGGAACTTACGCTATATACAAATATCTAAAGTATTCAAAGAGCTTGAAAAAACAGCTCTACTTTTTAGAAACAACTGATCCCATAGATATAAAGTCAAAACTTGAAGCCATAGACTTAAATGACACTCTTTTTGTAGTGATTTCAAAGTCTGGAACTACCATAGAGACTGTCTCCATCTTTAAATATATAAACTCTTTGGTAAAGTGTGATAAAGACAACACTATAGTCGTAACAGAGAGTGATTCTAAACTCAACTACTATGCACAAAAAAACTCTATAAAAAGGTTTGAAATTCCTAAGAATGTGGGGGGGAGATTTTCTGTATTTAGCGCGGTTGGTTTAGTTCCTTTGGCAATTGTAGGCATAGATATAGATGAACTTTTAAGTGGTGCTAAAAAAATTTATAATGGATTTTTTGATAAAGAAGATGCGTATAAGAGGCTACTTAAAAAAGCGAGATTTTTTGCAGAGTATAAAAATAGTTTTAACATAAATGTTGTTTTTTCTTACTCTTCAAGACTAGAGGGTTTTAATGATTGGTATATCCAGCTTTGGGGTGAGAGTCTAGGCAAGATTGATATAAACTCAAGCAGGCAAGGTTTAACGCCTATCGGCATCATAGGTCCCATAGACCAACACTCTTTTTTACAGCTCATTGTGGAGGGAAAAAGAGATAAAACGGTAACGGTTATAAAAGTAGAGGACTTTGCAAGTGACTTAGAGATTCCTCATGTCAAACTAGAAGGGTTAGAAGAGTTAGACTATATAGATGGTATAAAATTTTCATATCTTATAAACCAACAAGCCGATGCAACAATAGAGTCTATAAACAACTTAAATGATATACCATGTGATGTGATAACCATAGATGGAGTAAGTGAGAAAAGCATAGCTAGTTTGATGTATGAGTATGAGCTTTTAACATCCTTGTGTGCAAAATTTATGTATATAAACGCTTATGACCAACCAGGTGTTGAAGCTGGAAAAAAGATACTTAAAGAGAGGCTGAGTAATGCTTAA